One Trichoderma asperellum chromosome 5, complete sequence genomic region harbors:
- a CDS encoding uncharacterized protein (EggNog:ENOG41~SECRETED:SignalP(1-15)~antiSMASH:Cluster_5.6), producing the protein MQLTALLALATLAIAAPAEPSEVAPRNVLTGPCSSGVTNSNPQCCGAGILGILYFDCETPDEVSSPINPLKTICAAEGLQAKCCTLGIAGLGVLCTDALPE; encoded by the exons ATGCAGTTGACCGCTCTCCTCGCTCTCGCCACTTTGGCCATTGCCGCTCCGGCTGAGCCCTCCGAGGTTGCTCCCCGTAACGTTCTCACCGGCCCTTGCTCTTCTGGTGTCACCAACAGCAACCCTCAGTGCTGTGGTGCTGGTATCCTCGGCATCCTGTACTTTGACTGCGAAACTC CCGATGAAGTTTCCTCTCCCATCAACCCCTTGAAGACCATTTGTGCTGCCGAGGGTCTCCAGGCCAAGTGCTGCACCCTCGGAATT gctGGTCTCGGTGTTCTCTGCACGGATGCTCTTCCCGAGTAA